DNA from Halorarum salinum:
CGCGAAACGGCGCGGGAGATCCTGCTCCACCTCCTCGAACGCGGGCCGTCGACGCCGCGGGACGTGGTCGGGAGCCTCGACATCGCCCGGAGCACGCTCGAGTGGCACCTCGAGCACCTCGTCGAACAGGGACTGGTGGACAAGGAGTACGACGGCGGGAACGGCGTCGTGCTGACGGTGGCGCACCCGCAACGAACGGTGCAGCTGTTGACCGGGGTGATCCCCTCCGCGTCCGATCAGCTCGTGGACCGGTTCCTCAGGTTCGTCGACCAGTTGTTCGCCGGCGGTGACGGCTCTTGAGCGCCGGAAGCTCCCCGCGAACGCTTACGATTTAACACGGATATGCGAGTACTCGGTACCACGCCGATGGGGCCGTCAACGCGGACGCTACAGCTCGGGGCCGACTGGATAGATCCGGGGTACTCGCCGTTGCTCACCGCGACGATCCTCCTGGCGGGGCTCGGCACGACGATGCTCTTTCTCGTCAGCGTGGTCGCGTACCGGCAGCGACGGACCTCCCGGTACCTGCTCGTCGCGGTGGCGCTCGCCGCGCTCGTGGTTCGCACGGGGATCGGACTCGGAACGATGCTCGGGTTCGTCCCGATGACGGTCCACCATCTCGCCTCCCACAGCCTGGACTTTCTCATCGCCGCGGCGATCCTGTACGCCGTGTACCGGAGCGGCCCCGACGTGGAAACGCTCCCCGCCGAGTGACGGCCGCGCCGAGCGGACGCGCCCGTCGCCGTGGGACCCCGCCGTGGGACCCCGTCGGATCGGCCGAAAAGCGACGTCGGCGCGGCGAGCACTCCACGGTGTGGCGCCCTCAGCGTCGTAGGCGGAGCGCACCGACGACCAGCACGGCGGCGATCACGGCGGCCGCGACTCCGACGTCGGCGCCGGCGAGCAAGCCCGCCCGGTCGGTCCCGTCGTCGGGACCGTCGCCCCGGACGTCGTTCTCGTTCCCGTCGGTTCCCGACTCGCCTTCGCTGCCCGCGGCCGACTCG
Protein-coding regions in this window:
- a CDS encoding DUF7471 family protein, whose product is MGPSTRTLQLGADWIDPGYSPLLTATILLAGLGTTMLFLVSVVAYRQRRTSRYLLVAVALAALVVRTGIGLGTMLGFVPMTVHHLASHSLDFLIAAAILYAVYRSGPDVETLPAE
- a CDS encoding winged helix-turn-helix transcriptional regulator, with product MILASAGGFTPTRRAILEHIEAHPGVHFSELVRNLDVASGQVQYHLRKLLSNGQVAETYLYGRTHYYPPEYDAWERGALALFRRETAREILLHLLERGPSTPRDVVGSLDIARSTLEWHLEHLVEQGLVDKEYDGGNGVVLTVAHPQRTVQLLTGVIPSASDQLVDRFLRFVDQLFAGGDGS